The Sphingomonas carotinifaciens genomic sequence ATGCAGCGCGGAGCGGACGATCAGGTCGGCGGTCTGGAGCAGGTTGCGCAACTCGATCAGGTCGGGGGTGACGCGGAAATGGCCGTAATGCTCGGCCACCTCGTCGTTCAGCATGCGGATACGGTTGGCGGCGCGCTGTAACCGCTTGGTGGTGCGCACGATGCCGACATAATTCCACATGAACCGGCGAATCTCCGTCCAGTTCTGCTTGATGACCACTTCCTCGTCCGAATCGGTGACGCGGCTTTCGTCCCAGGGGCGGATCGCCGGCGGCGGCGGCAGGTCCGCCCAGTGCGCGGCGATATGGTTGGCCGCCGCCTCGCCGAAGACGAAACATTCGAGCAGCGAGTTGGAGGCGAGGCGATTGGCGCCGTGGAGCCCGGACTGGGTGCATTCGCCCACCGCATACAGGCCGGGCAGGTCGGTATGTCCGTCCCGGTCCACGACGATGCCGCCGCAGGTATAATGCTGTGCCGGCACGACGGGGATCGGCCCGGTCGTCATGTCGATGCCGAGGCCGCCAAGCTTTTCCTGGATGTTGGGGAAGTGCGCGCGGATGAAATCCGCCGGCATGTGGCTGATGTCGAGATGGACGTAATCCAGGCCGTCGCGCTTGATCTCGGCATCGATCGCGCGGGCGACGACGTCGCGGGGGGCCAGTTCGGCGCGGGGGTCGACGTCGGGCATGAAGCGGCGGCCGGTGCGCGGGTTGCAAAGCCGCCCTCCCTCGCCGCGCACCGCCTCGGTGATCAGGAAGTTCTTGACCTCCAGATTGTAGAGGCAGGTCGGGTGGAACTGCATGAATTCCATGTTCGACACGCGCGCACCTGCACGCCACGCCATGGCGATGCCGTCGCCGGTCGCGCCGCGCGGCGCGGTGGAGAACAGATAGGTGCGGCCCGCGCCGCCCGTCGCCAATATCGTCGCGCGTGCGGTGTGCAGGCCGACGCGGCCGGTACGGCGATCGACCGCATAGACGCCCCACACGTTGCCGGCGCCCGAATAGCGCATTTCGTGCCGGCTGGTGGCGAGGTCGATCGCGACCTGATCGGGGATCAGGGTGATGTTGGGATGCGCCTCCGCCGCCTTTTGCAGCGCGTCCTGCACCGCCCAGCCGGTGGCGTCGGCGACATGGACGATGCGACGGTGCGAATGCCCGCCCTCGCGGGTCAGGTGCAGCGTGCCGCCTTCCTCGGCAAAGGGGACGCCCAGCTTTTGCAGGCGCTCGATCGCGGCGGGCGCGCCCTCCACGACGAATTCGACGATGCTGCGGTCGTTCAGCCCGGCGCCGGCGACCATCGTGTCCTCGACATGGTTGTCGAAGGTGTCGCCCGGCTCCAGCACCGCCGCGATCCCCCCTTGCGCCCAGGCGGTGGAGCCCTCGTTCAGGGCGCCCTTGGCAAGCACGGTGACGTGGAAGCGTTCCGCGAGGTTGAGCGCGGCGGTCAACCCGGCCGCGCCGGACCCCACGATCAGGATGTCGCTCGTCGATGCGGAACCGGTCACGTCGGGCAATCTCCGGCAAGGCCTAAAGCGCCTCGGATGGCAGGCGGGGCGCGCGGGCGCAAGGGACGTGGAACAACAGCGCCCGTCCCTTCGTCCCGCCCCCGGAGCATTTGGAGAATGACATGGATCTGGAGATTGCGGGGCGCATCGCACTGGTGACGGGCGCGGACAGCGGCATCGGGCTGGAGACGGCGCGGATGCTGCTGGAGGCGGGGTGCCGTGTCGCGATCACCGACAAGACGCACGAGCCGCTGGAACAGGCGCGCAGCATGCTGGCGAGCCACGGCGAGGTGATCGCGGTGACGGCGGACGTGACCGACACGATCGACGTGTCGCGGCTGTTCGCCTCGGTCTACCGCCAGCTTGGCAATCCCGACATCCTGGTGAACGCGGCCGGGGTGACCGGTGCGACCGGCGACTTCCTGTCGGTGGACGAGCGCGGCTGGCTGGAAACGCTGGACATCAACCTGCTGGGTGCGGTGCGCATGTGCCGCGCGGCGATTCCGGGGATGCGCGGCAAGGGCTGGGGCCGGATCGTGATGCTGGCGTCCGAGGACGGCGTGCAGCCCTATGTCGACGAACTGCCCTATTGCGCGTCGAAGGCCGGTATCCTGTCGCTCTCCAAGGGCTTGTCCAAGGCCTATGGCCGGGACAACATCCTGGTGAACGCGGTGTCGCCGGCGTTCATCGCCACGCCGATGACCGATGCGATGATGGACGAACGCGCCAGGAAGCGCCGCACCACCCGCGAGGAGGCGATCGAGAGCTTCCTGAAGGAGGAACGCCCCGGCATGGTGCGCGGACGGCGCGGCAAGCCCGAAGAGGTGGCGGCGATGATCGCTTTCCTGTGTTCGGAGCGGGCAGGGTTCATCACCGGCGCGAACATGCGGGTGGATGCGGGGTCGGTGATGACGATTTGAGGTTTATGCCCTCTCCCCGGAGGGGAGAGGGCATTCCGTTTACCCCGCCGAGCGGGTCAGGCTGAGGAACACGTCTTCGAGGTCGGCTTCCTTGGTCGAGACGTCGACGATGCCGTAGCCTTCGCGGGTCACCGCGGCGAGGACCTCGCCGGCGTTGACCCGGTCCTTGGCGTAGGTGATCTCCAGCGTGCGCGTGCCCTTCAGCACGATCTTGCCGAAGCAGGCATTGTCGGGGACCGCCGCGACGTCACGGTCGACGGTGACCGCGACGATCTTCTCCTGCGCCTTGCCGACCAGTTCGCGGGTCGGCTCGTTGGCGACGAGGCGGCCGTGATTGATGATCGCGATGCGGTCGCACAGCTCCTCGGCCTCTTCGAGATAGTGCGTCGTCAGCACCACGGTGACGCCGCCGCGGTTCAACTCGCGGACATAGGCCCAGAGTTGCTGGCGCAGCTCGATGTCGACGCCCGCCGTCGGCTCGTCCAGCACCAGCACCGGGGGCGTGTGGACCATCGCCTTGGCGACCATCAGGCGGCGCTTCATGCCGCCGGACAGGGTGCGCGCATAGGCGTTGGCCTTGTCCTCCAGATGCACCGCGCGCAGCAATTCCATCGAGCGGCGCTTCGCTTTCGGGACGCCGTAGAGCCCGGCCTGGATCTCCAGCGTCTCGATGGGGGTGAAGAAGGGGTCGAACAGGATTTCCTGGTTGACGATGCCGATCGACGCCTTGGCGTTGCGCGGATGCGCGTCGATGTCGAAGCCCCAGATGCTGGCATGACCCTCGGTCTTGTTGACCAGCCCGGCCAGGATGTTGATCAGCGTGGACTTGCCCGCGCCATTGGGGCCGAGCAGGCCGAAGATCTGGCCGCGCGGCACATCGAAGCTGACCCCGTCCAGCGCGCGCTTGCCGCCCGCATAGGTTTTGCACAATCCGTCGATCGAGATGGCCGCTTGCGTCATGGCAATCGCGATAGGCGTCTGTGCGGCCACCAACAACCGGGAATTGAACAGAAGGTCCGTGCCTGCTAATCGCGGGTCCATCATGTTGCCGCCGCCCGAAACCACCCGCGTCTCGCACGCCCGCGTCGCCTGTGACGGCGCCACCGACATTGCCGGCGGAGCCGCGCTCGGCCATCCGCGCGTCTGGCTCCAGATCGACGAGACCGGCTATGTCGATTGCGGCTATTGCGACCGGCGCTTCATCCTGATCGGCGGACCCGCCGACGGGGCCGACCAGTCGCAGCTGCGCGATCACGGGGACGGCGCAGGCCGCTGATCGGCGGGGCCATTTACCTGTACCCACCGTGCCCTATATCAAGGGCATGACGCTTGCCCCCGATCCCCGCTCGTTCCTGTACCGCGACACGCTCGATCCCGACACCGCCCGGCGCCTGACCGCGGCGGCGCTGGCGCGCGCCGACGATGGCGAGCTGTTCCTGCAATATAAGCGGTCGGAAGCCTTCGGCTTCGACGACGGCCGGCTGAAGACCGCCAGCTACGACACGCATTCGGGCTTTGGCCTGCGCGCGGTGTCGGGCGAGATGACCGCCTTTGCCCATGCCAATGAGATGAGCGAGGCGGCGATCCGCCGCGCGGCCGAGACGATGGCGCTGATCGATCCGTCGGGCGCCGCGCCTGCGGCGCCGCCGCAGGGGACCAACCGGCATCTTTATACCGCGGCCGATCCGCTCGACCTCGTCCCCTTCGCCGACAAGGTGAACCTGTGCCAGACGATCGATGCCGCCGCGCGCGCCCGCGATCCCCGCGTGGTGCAGGTGTCGGTCGGCCTGTCGGGAACGTGGAACGTGGTTGAGATCGTCCGCGCCGACGGCTTCCTCGCCACCGATGTGCGGCCGCTGGTGCGGCTGAATGTCTCGGTGGTGGTGGAGCAGAATGGCCGGCGCGAAAGCGGCAATTTCGGTATGGGCGGCCGCTATCTCTACGACCGGCTGATGGCGCCCGAGACATGGAATCGCGCGATCGACGAGGCGCTGGCGCAGGCGCTGGTGAACCTCGACGCGGTGGCCGCACCGGCGGGCGAGATGACCGTGCTGCTCGGGCCGGGCTGGCCGGGCGTGCTGCTGCACGAGGCGATCGGCCACGGGCTGGAGGGCGATTTCAACCGCAAGGGCACCTCGGCCTTTTCGGGTCGGATCGGCGAGCGGGTCGCGGCGCCGGGCGTAACGGTGGTGGACGACGGGTCGATCCAGGATCGCCGTGGCTCGCTGTCGATCGATGACGAGGGGACACCGACCGCCGAGACCATCCTGATCGAAGACGGCATCCTCAAGGGCTACATGCAGGACCGGCTCAACGCACGGTTGATGGGGGTGGCACCCACCGGCAACGGGCGGCGCGAGAGCTTCGCGCATGCGCCGATGCCGCGGATGACCAACACCTTCATGAAGGCCGGCCGCGACGATCCGGCCGAGCTGCTGTCGCGCGTCAAGTCCGGCATCTTCGCCAAGAGTTTCGGCGGTGGGCAGGTCGATATCGTGTCGGGCAAGTTCGTGTTTTCCTGCACCGAGGCGTACCGGATCGAGAATGGCAGGCTGGGCGCGCCGATCAAGGGCGCGACGCTGATCGGCGACGGGCCGACCGTGCTGACCAAGGTGGCGGGCATCGGCGACGACTTCGCGCTGGACGAGGGCATCGGCATGTGCGGCAAGGGCGGACAGTCGGTGCCCGCGGGCGTGGGCCAGCCGACGCTGCTGGTGAACGGGCTGACGGTGGGCGGGACTGCGGTTTAAGGCGTGTTCAGACGCCAGTGAGAAGCAGGTCAAGCGCGGCCATGATGATCAAGTCGTGCTCGGCAAGCGAGTAAACCGGCGCGCCGATTTCGGCGATCGGCAACGCGCCGGCGAATTGGGTCACCATCATCATGCGTCTGCCATCGACCTCGAAGATCGGGTTCAGGCGTCGCATCGGAAGGGGGGCGCGATCCGGAGCCCAGAGCGGTACCATAAGACGTGTGTTCAGGTGCGACAGGGTGTCGGCCTGACAATTCAGCGCATAGGCTCCATCATCACGCAGCCGGTGGACGTCGAACCGCGCCATCAGAACATGCGGTATTTGGTGAAGGGCAGACCGTTTTTCTCCACCCATGCGTTGGAGGACTGGATGGCTTCCCAATTTTCTGAAACCCAGCGTTCCTCTTGCGCCTTCTTCACGGCAGCGGCCAGACCCTGCTCGCAGGCCTGCGAAACGTTGATGCCAAGGTCCTTGGCCGCGGCGACCGTGTCGACGGGCAGGGAAACATTGGTGGGCCGGCGGGGCGCCGCCGATCGTTGGGTCGTTGCCATGCGCAAAAGATATGCGCATCTTTCCTACGCCACAACAAGGTACTGATCCATGAGCCTCGTCGAACTCGGCCGTTATGATCGCAACGAGGCGCACATCCTGGTGGCGCGGCTGGAGAGCGAGGGCATTCCGGCGTTGGCCTTCGATGGTGGGGCCAGCATCGCGGACGGATCGTGGCTGCTGATCCCGGTGCGGGTGATGGTGGACAAGGATGATCTGGATGCGGCGCGCGAAATCGTCGACGCTGCCTGATTTTCGGGCAGGGCCGGATCGGTGCCTAAATAAGTTACCGGGATCGGTGGCCCGTTTCCCTCAAACCCCGGCGGGCCCTTACGAAACGTAACTGGCACACCCCTTGCAAAGTTGCCTGACGGGTAACCGAAAAGGGGGTGCGATGAAGCTGGTCATTGCCATCATCAAGCCGTTCAAGCTGGACGAGGTGCGCGAAGCGCTGACCGTTCTGGGCGTGGCGGGGATGACGGTCACCGAGGTCAAGGGATTCGGTCGGCAGAAGGGCCAGACCGAAATCTATCGCGGGGCCGAGTACAGCACCAACATGGTGCCCAAGATCAAGATCGAGGTTGTGTGCGCCACCGATCTGGCCGACCGCGTCGTGGAATCGATCCAGGCGGCGGCAAACACCGGCGCGATCGGCGACGGCAAGATCTTCGTACTCGATGTGGGTCAGGCGGTGCGCATTCGTACCGGCGAAACCGACGATACCGCGTTGTGAGGGGGGACCGTATGAACCGAGCGATTCGTACCGCGGCGGGGCTGGCGCTGGGGGCGGCACTGTTCGCCGCGTTGCCGGCCGTGGCGCAGGAGGCGGCGTTGCAGGCGCCGCCGGCCGCGCCCGCCGGAGTGGTGAACAAGGGCGATACCGCGTGGATGATGACGTCCACGGTCCTGGTGCTGATGATGATCCTGCCGGGGCTGGCGCTGTTCTATGGCGGCCTGACGCGGGCCAAGAACATGCTGTCCACCATGACGCAGATCGGCGCGGTGGCGTGCCTCGCGATGCTGTTGTGGGTGATGTACGGCTATTCGCTGACCTTCGGTCCCGACCTGTCGGGCGGCGCGTCGAACTTCATCGCCGGTTTCGGCAAGGCGTTCCTGTCGGGCGTGACGCCCGCCAGCCAGGCCGCGACCTTTACCGCGGGCGTAGAGATCCCGGAATATGTCTTTGTCGCGTTCCAGATGACCTTTGCCGCGATCACCATCGCGCTGGTGCTGGGTTCGGTGGTCGAGCGGATGAAGTTTTCCGCGGTGATGGTGTTCGCCGCGGTGTGGCTGACCATCGTCTACTTCCCCGTCGCGCACATGGTGTGGGCGGCCTCCGGCCTGTTCTTCAAGGCAGGAGCGCTGGATTTCGCGGGCGGCACGGTGGTGCACATCAATGCCGGCGTCTCCGCGCTCGTCGCCTCGATCATCCTGGGCAAGCGCATGGGCTATCCGACCACGCCGATGCCGCCGCACTCGCTGACGCTGACCGGGGTCGGCACCGGCCTGCTGTGGGTGGGCTGGTTCGGCTTCAACGCGGGCTCCGCGCTGGAGGCCAACGGGTCGGCGGCGCTGGCGATGATCAACACCTTTGTCGCCACCGCATCGGGCGCGCTGTTCTGGATGCTGGCCGAGCGGCTGCACGGCCACAAGGGGTCGGCGCTCGGCTTCTGCTCGGGCATCGTCGCCGGGCTGGTCGCGGTGACGCCGGCGGCGGGCAATTCCGGCCCGTTCGGCGCGATCGTGCTGGGCGCGGTGGCCAGCGTCATCTGCTTCTACATGGTGTCGGTGGTGAAGCCTCGGCTGGGTTACGACGACTCGCTGGACGCCTTCGGTGTCCACGGCGTCGGCGGGATGGTCGGCGCGATCGGCACGGGCATCGTCTATGCCCCTTCGCTCGGCGGACCGGGTGCGGCCGATTACGCGATGGGCGCCAAGCTGCTCGTCCAGCTCGGCGCGGTGGCGACCACCATCGTCTGGGCGACGATCGGCACGGTTGTCGCGATGTTCGTCGCCAAGGCGGTCACCGGCCTGCGTGTCTCCAGGGAAGTCGAGCAGGAAGGCCTCGACCTCGGTGAGCACGGCGAGCGCGCTTACAATTAAGAGATCGGGGGCGGACCGGCAGAGCCCGCCCCCCACGATGTTCCTCCTGCGGACGACCTGGCCCGGTGCGGTGACGCACCGGGTCTTTTTTGTCATGTCCATTTGGAAACTCGCGAAAGGGCGAGTTTCGAGGCGGCGCCGGCCCGCTCCCCCCACCCGGCCACCCACAGAGTATCCTTGATGGGTGGTCGGGTGGGGGAGCGGGCCGGCGCCGCAAAACGTGCCACAGCACGTTTTAAAACAAACGCTCAGCGTCCCTGGATCGCCTTCTTGGCAGTGGAGCGTTCGCCCGCGCCGATGCGGCCGTCGCGATTGGCGTCATAGGCCTGGAAGGTGGCGGCGAGCAGCGCCTGTGCTTCCTTTTCGGTCACCTTGCCGTCCTTGTTGGCGTCTGCCGCGGCGAACCACTTGGTCGCCAGCCGGTCGGCATGCGCCTTGTCGAACTTCTTGTTGGCAGCCCCCATGCGGGCGATGCGCGCGGTAACCTCCGCCTTGCTCCACACGCCGTCCTTGTTGGTGTCGGTCGCCTTGAACTCGCGCGAGAATTTGGCGGCGGCGGTGGCCTGCGTCTCCTGCGCGGCGGCGGGCAGGGCAAGCGTGCCGGCAACAGCGGCGGCGAGAAGGGCGAAACGGGGCATGGGGTGGTCGACTCCTGATGGCTTTTGGGCACGGTCGCTAGGACCTGCGGCTTGTATGCCCAATGAATGGCGCCGCACCCGGTTGCACGGCACCGCGCTTGCGCATAGGGGCGCGACCAAAGCCCTTATCCATCCAAGGACCCCCGCATGAGCGAAGATATCAAGCGCGTCGTTCTCGCCTATTCCGGCGGCCTCGACACCAGCGTCATCCTGAAGTGGCTGCAACAGCATTATGGCTGCGAGGTGGTGACCTTCACCGCCGATCTGGGCCAGGGCGAGGAACTGGAGCCGGCGCGCGCCAAGGCCGAGCTGATGGGCATCAAGCCCGAGCACATCTTCATCGACGATCTGCGCGAAGAGTTCGTGCGCGATTACGTCTTCCCGATGATGCGCGCCAATGCGGTCTATGAGGGGACGTACCTGCTCGGCACCTCGATCGCGCGGCCGCTGATCGCCAAGCGCCAGATCGAGATCGCCCGGCAGGTCGGTGCCGACGCGGTCAGCCACGGCGCGACCGGCAAGGGCAACGACCAGGTGCGGTTCGAATTGGGCTATTACGCGCTCAATCCCGACATCAAGGTCATCGCGCCGTGGCGCGAATGGGACCTGACCAGCCGCACCAAGCTGATCGAGTTCGCCGAGGCGCATCAGATCCCGGTATCCAAGGACAAGCGCGGCGAGGCGCCGTTCTCCACGGACGCGAACCTGCTGCACACCTCGTCCGAGGGCAAGGTGCTGGAGGACCCGTGGGACGAGGTGCCCGATTATGTCTATTCGCGCACGGTGAACCCCGAGGACGCGCCGGACGCGCCGGAGACGATCACCATCGATTTCGAGCGCGGCGACGGCGTTGCGCTGAACGGCGAGGGGATGAGCCCGGCGACCCTGCTCGCGAAGCTGAACGAACTGGGTCGCAAGCACGGCATCGGCCGGCTCGACCTGGTCGAGAACCGCTTCGTCGGCATGAAGAGCCGCGGCATGTACGAGACGCCGGGCGGCACCATCTATGCGATGGCGCACCGGGGCATCGAGCAGATCACGCTGGACCGCGGTGCCGCGCACCTGAAGGACGAACTGGCGCCGCGCTATGCCGAGCTGGTCTATAACGGCTTCTGGTTCTCGCCCGAGCGCGAGATGCTGCAGGCCGCGGTCGACCACAGCCAGACCAAGGTGACGGGCACCGTCCGCCTGAAGCTGTACAAGGGCTCGTGCATCGTCACCGGCCGCAAGTCGCCCTATTCGCTGTACAGCGAGAAGGTGGTGACGTTCGAGGACGACCAGGGCGCCTACGACCAGCGCGATGCAGCCGGCTTCATCAAGCTGAACGCGCTGCGCCTGCGCCTGCTCGGTCGGCGGGACCGCTGATCCAAGCTCTGGTATGAAAACTCGCGGAAGTGCGAGTTTTGAAGCGGTGCCGGCCCACTCCCCCACCCGACCGCCCACAGAGTATCCTTGATGGGCGGCCGGGTGGGGGAGTGACGGGTCGATCATGCCCCCGGCATGATCTGAACAGCGCTGAGCGCTGTTCACCCGGCACTGGCCGGCACCGCAAAACGTGCTTTTGGGCACGTTTTCGAACAGACTCCAACTCGCGTTTAACCATCCCGGCCTTATGAGTGGTACGATGACCACGCTGGGTACGGGATGGCGACGGGACGCGCTGCTGGCGGTATTGCTGGCGGCCGTCCTGACCGCGGCATGGACGCTGCGCGACGCGGCCGCGCTGGCGGCGATGCGGCTGCCCGATACCGACGACCTGATGCGCCTCGTCCAGATCCGCGACTGGCTGGGCGGACAGCGCTTCGCCGATCTGACGCAGCACCGGCTGGGGTTCGACGGTGTGCCGATGCACTGGACGCGCCTTGCCGATCTGGGGCCGGCGGCGATCATCCTGCTCATTTCGCCACTGGCCGGCGTCGCCACCGCCGAGCGGATCGCGGTGGTGGCATGGCCCGCCCTGCTGTTCGCGGGCGTGCTGTTCGTGATGGCGCGGGCGGCGCGCGACGTGGGCGGGAACAGGATCGCGCCGGTCGCGATGCTGCTTGCCGCGCTCGCCCACCCGGCCACCACATATTTCGCGCCGGGGCGGATCGATCATCACGGGTTGCAGATGCTGTTGTGGCTGATCGCGGTCGCGGGGCTGCTGGGGCCGGATCGGCGCGCTGATCGGCGGGGCGTCGGCGGCCAGTCTGGTGGTCGGGATGGAAACCGCACCGCTGCTCGCGCTGCTCGCCGCCATCCTTCTGGCGGAGGCGGCGTGGAGCGGGCGGCGCGACCGGCTGGTCGGCTATGGTGGCGGGCTGGCGTTCGGGCTGGTCGCCGCGCGGTGCTTTGCACCGAACTTCTGGTTCTACCCGGCGTGCGACGGCTTTACCGCCAATGCCTGGGTGGCGAGCGTGATCGGGGCCGCGGCGGTGTTTGCCGGGGCGGGCGCCACGGCTTTGCGCGACCGGCGGCATCGGCTGGCGGCGATCGGCGTCGTGGCCGCGCTGGCCGCATGGGCGGTGTGGCGGCTGACGCCGGCCTGCCTGTCGCCTTATGGCGCGCTCGACCCGCTATTGGTGCGCGTCTGGCTGTCGCAGGTGGCGGAGGCACGGCCGCTGCTGGCGACGCCGGCGGTGGCGATCGGCTATGGCGGACTCCTGGTCGCAGGCACGCTGGCCGCGGTCCATGCCGTGCGTGCCGAGCGGACACGGGGCTGGATCATCATCCTCGTGCTGCTGGTCGGCGCGCTGGGCCTGGCGATGGTGCAGGCGCGAGCGGCCAATGGCGGGGCGCTGCTCGCCTGCCTGCCGCTGGCGCGCATCGTCGTGCTGGCTCGGGCGCGCGGGGGATGGCGGATGGCGGGGGCGTGGCTGGGGTCGGCGGGAATCGTTTATGCGCTGGTCGCCCAGATGACGGTGCCGGCGACGGCCGCATCGGCGGCGGGCGGAACCGCCGACATGGGCTGCACGCCGCCGGCGATGCTGGCGACGCTGGCGCGGCAACCGGCGGGGCTGGTGCTGGCGCCGGTGGATGCCGGCGCGATGCTGATCGCGCATACGCCGCACCGGGTGCTTGCCGCGCCCTATCACCGCGCGGGCGAGGCGATCCTGGCGAGCTACCGCTTCTACCGCCTGCCGCCGCCGGCGGCGCGGCGCATGGCCGAGCGGCTGGGTGTCCGCTACGTGCTGGCCTGTGCCGCGATGCCCTATCGGCAAGTGCCGGGCAGCATGGCGGCGGCATTGCAGCAGGGCCGGGCGCCGTTGACCGGCATCGCGCGCGTGGGCACGACCACCCTGTACCGGGTGACGCCTTGAGCGCAGGCTGGTGGCGGTCGCGGACCTTTGTCGCGCTTTGCGTGATGCTGTCCGTGGTGCCACTGCTGTGGCCGGCAATCCCGCCGCTGACCGACCTGCCCGGCCATATCGGGCGCTACCGCATCCTGAGCGAAGCGGGGCAAGGGCCGCTGGCAGCGCATTTCGGGGTGCGCTGGGCGGTGATCGGCAATCTGGGCGTCGACCTGATCGTGCTGGCGCTGCACCCGCTGCTCGATGTCGAGCCGGCGGCGAAGCTGGCGGTGATGGCGATCCCGGCGCTGGGCGTCGCAGGCCTGTTGTGGCTGGCGCGCGAGGTGCATGGCCGCATCCCGCCGAGCGCGGCGTTTGCGCTGCCGCTGGTCTATGGCTGGTCGTTCCAGCTGGGTTTCGTGAACTTTTGTCTGGCGCAGTCGCTGGTCTTTCTGGGGCTGGCGGCGTGGCTGTATCTGGCGCGGACGCGGGCCAGCTGGGTGCGGATCGCGGCGTTCGCCGCCTTCGCGCCGATCGTCTGGCTGTGTCACAGCTTCGGCTGGGCAATGCTGGGGCTGTTCACCGGCATGCTGGAATGGCGCCGCCGCGTGGAAGCGGGGGAGCGCGCGGTGCCCGCCCTGCTGCGCGCAGGCGCGGCCGTGGCCCCGATGGCGAGCCCGGTGCTGC encodes the following:
- the nadB gene encoding L-aspartate oxidase, which produces MTGSASTSDILIVGSGAAGLTAALNLAERFHVTVLAKGALNEGSTAWAQGGIAAVLEPGDTFDNHVEDTMVAGAGLNDRSIVEFVVEGAPAAIERLQKLGVPFAEEGGTLHLTREGGHSHRRIVHVADATGWAVQDALQKAAEAHPNITLIPDQVAIDLATSRHEMRYSGAGNVWGVYAVDRRTGRVGLHTARATILATGGAGRTYLFSTAPRGATGDGIAMAWRAGARVSNMEFMQFHPTCLYNLEVKNFLITEAVRGEGGRLCNPRTGRRFMPDVDPRAELAPRDVVARAIDAEIKRDGLDYVHLDISHMPADFIRAHFPNIQEKLGGLGIDMTTGPIPVVPAQHYTCGGIVVDRDGHTDLPGLYAVGECTQSGLHGANRLASNSLLECFVFGEAAANHIAAHWADLPPPPAIRPWDESRVTDSDEEVVIKQNWTEIRRFMWNYVGIVRTTKRLQRAANRIRMLNDEVAEHYGHFRVTPDLIELRNLLQTADLIVRSALHRKESRGLHYTLDYPETLPHAVDTILVP
- a CDS encoding SDR family NAD(P)-dependent oxidoreductase; translation: MDLEIAGRIALVTGADSGIGLETARMLLEAGCRVAITDKTHEPLEQARSMLASHGEVIAVTADVTDTIDVSRLFASVYRQLGNPDILVNAAGVTGATGDFLSVDERGWLETLDINLLGAVRMCRAAIPGMRGKGWGRIVMLASEDGVQPYVDELPYCASKAGILSLSKGLSKAYGRDNILVNAVSPAFIATPMTDAMMDERARKRRTTREEAIESFLKEERPGMVRGRRGKPEEVAAMIAFLCSERAGFITGANMRVDAGSVMTI
- a CDS encoding ABC transporter ATP-binding protein — protein: MTQAAISIDGLCKTYAGGKRALDGVSFDVPRGQIFGLLGPNGAGKSTLINILAGLVNKTEGHASIWGFDIDAHPRNAKASIGIVNQEILFDPFFTPIETLEIQAGLYGVPKAKRRSMELLRAVHLEDKANAYARTLSGGMKRRLMVAKAMVHTPPVLVLDEPTAGVDIELRQQLWAYVRELNRGGVTVVLTTHYLEEAEELCDRIAIINHGRLVANEPTRELVGKAQEKIVAVTVDRDVAAVPDNACFGKIVLKGTRTLEITYAKDRVNAGEVLAAVTREGYGIVDVSTKEADLEDVFLSLTRSAG
- a CDS encoding zinc-finger domain-containing protein; protein product: MLPPPETTRVSHARVACDGATDIAGGAALGHPRVWLQIDETGYVDCGYCDRRFILIGGPADGADQSQLRDHGDGAGR
- the tldD gene encoding metalloprotease TldD; protein product: MTLAPDPRSFLYRDTLDPDTARRLTAAALARADDGELFLQYKRSEAFGFDDGRLKTASYDTHSGFGLRAVSGEMTAFAHANEMSEAAIRRAAETMALIDPSGAAPAAPPQGTNRHLYTAADPLDLVPFADKVNLCQTIDAAARARDPRVVQVSVGLSGTWNVVEIVRADGFLATDVRPLVRLNVSVVVEQNGRRESGNFGMGGRYLYDRLMAPETWNRAIDEALAQALVNLDAVAAPAGEMTVLLGPGWPGVLLHEAIGHGLEGDFNRKGTSAFSGRIGERVAAPGVTVVDDGSIQDRRGSLSIDDEGTPTAETILIEDGILKGYMQDRLNARLMGVAPTGNGRRESFAHAPMPRMTNTFMKAGRDDPAELLSRVKSGIFAKSFGGGQVDIVSGKFVFSCTEAYRIENGRLGAPIKGATLIGDGPTVLTKVAGIGDDFALDEGIGMCGKGGQSVPAGVGQPTLLVNGLTVGGTAV
- a CDS encoding CcdB family protein, translated to MARFDVHRLRDDGAYALNCQADTLSHLNTRLMVPLWAPDRAPLPMRRLNPIFEVDGRRMMMVTQFAGALPIAEIGAPVYSLAEHDLIIMAALDLLLTGV
- a CDS encoding type II toxin-antitoxin system CcdA family antitoxin translates to MATTQRSAAPRRPTNVSLPVDTVAAAKDLGINVSQACEQGLAAAVKKAQEERWVSENWEAIQSSNAWVEKNGLPFTKYRMF
- a CDS encoding DUF2007 domain-containing protein, with the protein product MSLVELGRYDRNEAHILVARLESEGIPALAFDGGASIADGSWLLIPVRVMVDKDDLDAAREIVDAA
- a CDS encoding P-II family nitrogen regulator; translated protein: MKLVIAIIKPFKLDEVREALTVLGVAGMTVTEVKGFGRQKGQTEIYRGAEYSTNMVPKIKIEVVCATDLADRVVESIQAAANTGAIGDGKIFVLDVGQAVRIRTGETDDTAL
- a CDS encoding ammonium transporter is translated as MNRAIRTAAGLALGAALFAALPAVAQEAALQAPPAAPAGVVNKGDTAWMMTSTVLVLMMILPGLALFYGGLTRAKNMLSTMTQIGAVACLAMLLWVMYGYSLTFGPDLSGGASNFIAGFGKAFLSGVTPASQAATFTAGVEIPEYVFVAFQMTFAAITIALVLGSVVERMKFSAVMVFAAVWLTIVYFPVAHMVWAASGLFFKAGALDFAGGTVVHINAGVSALVASIILGKRMGYPTTPMPPHSLTLTGVGTGLLWVGWFGFNAGSALEANGSAALAMINTFVATASGALFWMLAERLHGHKGSALGFCSGIVAGLVAVTPAAGNSGPFGAIVLGAVASVICFYMVSVVKPRLGYDDSLDAFGVHGVGGMVGAIGTGIVYAPSLGGPGAADYAMGAKLLVQLGAVATTIVWATIGTVVAMFVAKAVTGLRVSREVEQEGLDLGEHGERAYN
- a CDS encoding EF-hand domain-containing protein → MPRFALLAAAVAGTLALPAAAQETQATAAAKFSREFKATDTNKDGVWSKAEVTARIARMGAANKKFDKAHADRLATKWFAAADANKDGKVTEKEAQALLAATFQAYDANRDGRIGAGERSTAKKAIQGR